The following DNA comes from Tunturibacter psychrotolerans.
TTGGAGACCGGAGACTGTTCGAGCGCCTTTATCGGAAGAAATGAAAGATTATCTGGTTGCTCTTCACAGTAGAGTGCAGTACGATCTACAGCAGGTCACTCAGACCCGCGATCGCACGTAACCCATATGGCCCCTATAGTCATTACCGCCCTGGTTACTGTCCTGTTAGGTGCTGCGCTCCTGCATTCCTATTTGACTGCCAGACGACTGGCTCGCTGTACGTGGGATGAGTTGGTGGGCCAGCTTCATCGGGTTGAGTCGAAAGGCGTGATGACGGTGGCGCTGAACCACCTCGTGCCGCAGAAGGATGCTCTCAATCTGGAGCCCGAGGAGATGTGGAATCTTATGGGCGGCCTGGAGGGGGTTCAGCGTATGCGCGAGAATGGCCGGATCTTGATCGCGCTTGCTTCTTATGTGGAACGCTGGAACTTTGACGAAGGCATCATCATCGCCGAACGTATGCGCCGCGATGGATTGCAGTTGCGTCGTGCAGTTACTCAGATCATGCTAGCGACCTTCTTCGGCAGACAAAAGATGCGGGTTCCCTTCTATCTTCACGAAGTGGCTTCTTCGTACTACCTGATGCGGCAGAGGCTTCTTGTTCTGTATGAGACCAATCATGCCGGCCTCTACTCTCGCCTCGCCGAAGCGCTCTGATTCCAACTCAACGACCACCGCACCGCGCACCCTGTTCAGTCGTTACAATAGGCAGGGCGACGGTCGAAAGGGCATGCAAGGATGAGTTGGTTCAAGCGCGAAGATAACGAGATCGTCAACGACTCGGAGAAGACGGTTCGTACCGAAGGTCTGTGGATTCGTTGCCCCGACTGCGGCAAGATTCTGTTCAAGGCGGAGCTTGAGGCCAACCAGAAGGTGTGCTGGCACTGCGGTCATCACTTTCGGATCGATGCTCGCACGCGTATCGAAAATCTCCTCGAGCCGGGCTACGAGCTGGTCGACCTGGAACTTCGTTCTACCGATCCGTTGAACTTTACCGACTTGAAGCCCTACAAGCGGCGTCTTGCCGAGGCGCAGAACAAGACGGGCCTGAATGATGCGATCATCAATGCAGTTGGACAGCTTGGGCCACATAATGTTGTTTTGAGCGTGATGGAGTATGGCTTTATTGGCGGAAGCATGGGAGCGGTTGTGGGAGAGACAATTGCCCGTGCGGTGGACCGCTCGCTGGCTACACGCAATCCGTTGATTATTGTTGCGGCGTCGGGCGGTGCTCGAATGATGGAGGGGATCGCTTCGCTGATGCAGCTGGCGAAGATCTCTGCCGGGTTGGGGCGGATGGACGATGCGAAGATTCCGTACATCTCCGTGATGACCGATCCTACGACCGGTGGCGTCACCGCGAGCTTCGCGATGCTTGGTGACCTGAACATTGCCGAGCCTGGAGCGCTGATCGGTTTCGCGGGGCCTAGAGTCATCGAACAGACTATTCGGCAGAAGCTGCCGGAAGGTTTCCAGCGCTCTGAGTTTCTGCTGGAGCATGGATTCCTTGATGCGATTGTTTCGCGCAAGGAGATGAAACAGTACCTGTCGCAGACCCTGAGCTGGATGGGTTCTTAGGCGCGACTGGTTCATCTTTGTCTGAATATTTTCCCGTTGGGATGCGAATTCATCGCTGATGCGACATGTCTTGTAAGGATGTCGCTACACTTAAAGCGAATGCAGGCCGTAGTTCCATCCCGTACTGCTCTTCGCGTGGCGCTGCGTCGCGCAGCGCATCAACTCTATGATGCGAAACCCCTCGTCCTCGACGATCCAATCGCAGTCGCGATCCTGGGAGAGAGATATGCCGAGGAGCTGCGGCGTACGCCGATCCGTCCGGATCGGCCTTTCTCTATTGCTCTGCGTGCATTTATTGTGGCGCGCAGCCGCTATGCAGAAGACATGCTCAGAGATGCGGTGGCACTGGGAGTTACTCAGTACGTTCTTCTGGGAGCGGGCCTCGATACCTTCGCGCATCGCAATCCTTACTCCGATCTACGGGTCTTTGAAGTCGACCATCCTGCAACACAGAGTTGGAAGCGGGAGTTATTGGCTGAAAGCACACTGTCTTCGCCCAAAAATCTTGTGTACGCTCCTGTCGATTTTGAGACACAGGATCTGCCCACGCAGCTGCGTGCTGCTGGCTTTGATTCGGAAGCCGCCACCTTCTTTGCATGGTTGGGGGTTGTGCCCTATCTGACCCACGGGGCTTTTCGGTCAACATTAGATTTCATCGCCTCCCGGCCGCGCGGTTCGGGTCTTGTTCTCGATTACGCACAACCTCGATCGGCACTTCCATTCCGCGAACAGCTGGCTTACGACTCCCTGGCGTCTCGGGTTCAATTAGCGGGGGAACCGTTCCAACTATTCTTCACGCCGTCTAAGATCGCCGCAGAACTCGATGCTTTTTACAACCTCGAAGATCTTGGCTCCCCCGAGATCAACGCGCGTTACTTCGATAGTCGAGCGGATAATTTACGGGCGCTCGGCAGCGCCGGAAGACTGCTGAGCGCGTGGCTGTAAGCTTTGATGGCCGACACGGTTTTCGCGCCACATTGATAGAAGTAGTCTGCGTCGGCGATTATGTCTTATGAAGACAACCGACCAGCTGATTCCTTTTTCGAGGATGGTATGACGAAAGAGAGCACCGCGACCCATCGCTGCAAATGGGCTGAGAACGATCCGCTGATGCAGGCATACCACGATGAAGAGTGGGGCGTGCCGGAGCGCGACAGCCGCGTGCTGTGGGAGACGCTGATGCTCGAGGGATTTCAGGCGGGACTCTCCTGGATCACTATCCTGCGTAAGCGCGAGGCCTTTCGCAAGGCCTTCTATAACTTCGATCCTAAAAAGGTGGCGCGAATGGGAGAGGCGGACATTGAGCGTCTGCTACAGAATGAGGGCATCATTCGGTCACGCGCCAAGATTGAAGCGACCATCAACGGAGCAAAGATCTATGTAGCGATGGCTGATGCGGGGGAGGACTTCTCGACCTACGTCTGGAAGTTTGCCGGCAATAAGCCGATTCAAAACAGCGGGCCAGTGCCGGCGAAGACTCCGCTGTCTGAGGAGATCTCTGCGGCACTGAAGAAGCGTGGCTTCAAGTTTGTCGGCCCTGTGATCGTGTACGCGTGGCTGCAGGCTGTCGGTGTCGTCAATGACCACAGCGCAGATTGTTTCCGCCGTAAAGCGCGCTGAGCGGTATGGACTTCGCGGATCGGACTATTGCGCGGCTTTGGCCGCGAGCATTCCCGCGGCGGCCAGATTTGCGGTCAGCTCCTGCGAAAAGCCGTGCCGCCGCTGTAGCCATTCCGGATCATTCCAAGAGAGCAGCACTTTGCCATCGGCTTCTTCAGCGACGAGGATCTTGAGAGGAAGATCGAGCGCCGCGCTGGGCGCCGCGAGCATAACCGGAGTTCCCGCTTTCGGGCTTCCGAAGATCAACAGCTTCGTTGGGTGCATCTCGATGCCTGCTGCGGCAGCCT
Coding sequences within:
- the accD gene encoding acetyl-CoA carboxylase, carboxyltransferase subunit beta, with the translated sequence MSWFKREDNEIVNDSEKTVRTEGLWIRCPDCGKILFKAELEANQKVCWHCGHHFRIDARTRIENLLEPGYELVDLELRSTDPLNFTDLKPYKRRLAEAQNKTGLNDAIINAVGQLGPHNVVLSVMEYGFIGGSMGAVVGETIARAVDRSLATRNPLIIVAASGGARMMEGIASLMQLAKISAGLGRMDDAKIPYISVMTDPTTGGVTASFAMLGDLNIAEPGALIGFAGPRVIEQTIRQKLPEGFQRSEFLLEHGFLDAIVSRKEMKQYLSQTLSWMGS
- a CDS encoding class I SAM-dependent methyltransferase; amino-acid sequence: MSLHLKRMQAVVPSRTALRVALRRAAHQLYDAKPLVLDDPIAVAILGERYAEELRRTPIRPDRPFSIALRAFIVARSRYAEDMLRDAVALGVTQYVLLGAGLDTFAHRNPYSDLRVFEVDHPATQSWKRELLAESTLSSPKNLVYAPVDFETQDLPTQLRAAGFDSEAATFFAWLGVVPYLTHGAFRSTLDFIASRPRGSGLVLDYAQPRSALPFREQLAYDSLASRVQLAGEPFQLFFTPSKIAAELDAFYNLEDLGSPEINARYFDSRADNLRALGSAGRLLSAWL
- a CDS encoding DNA-3-methyladenine glycosylase I → MTKESTATHRCKWAENDPLMQAYHDEEWGVPERDSRVLWETLMLEGFQAGLSWITILRKREAFRKAFYNFDPKKVARMGEADIERLLQNEGIIRSRAKIEATINGAKIYVAMADAGEDFSTYVWKFAGNKPIQNSGPVPAKTPLSEEISAALKKRGFKFVGPVIVYAWLQAVGVVNDHSADCFRRKAR
- a CDS encoding DUF302 domain-containing protein, translating into MTDQETNEGIKTCTSRYSVDETVSRIEALLKEKGVKLFAVVDHSGEAAAAGIEMHPTKLLIFGSPKAGTPVMLAAPSAALDLPLKILVAEEADGKVLLSWNDPEWLQRRHGFSQELTANLAAAGMLAAKAAQ